In one window of Duganella dendranthematis DNA:
- a CDS encoding HAMP domain-containing sensor histidine kinase yields MNLTLSQRLSLVFSVLLLACCGASAWLQIRANIMHEKEVVQGLSRGLARSIALDAQLMHAEDDTTATQGISPEAVRRLFSRLMDVNPSVEVYLLDMDGRIVGHAAPNGSLKRDHVGLEPIRRLLANEPLPIQGDDPRSETGRKVFSVAVLRAGERKVGYIYVILQSEEHDRLSARATASSVLRTTLWSMVVVAALVLIAGLIAFRLITRPLRRLTTTMRQLDTKADQLTLPVAVPDAASQRDEIAVLEHAFGDMASRINDQWKTMRQLDHDRREVVANISHDLRTPLGSLHGYLETLSLKDETLNAADRQRYLGIALAQSQKVGRLAQALFELARLEHGSVQPELEAFSLSDLIQDVFQKFELQAAEREVRLMATLPHPAPMVRADLGMIERVLTNLFDNALRHTPAGGEVEITVQAGTGGKVVVTVADTGPGVPAAMRDNLFRRPVALQGEYRVGGLGLLTVNRILQLHHSSIELVSEPDLGAVFRFTLDAA; encoded by the coding sequence ATGAACCTGACGCTGTCGCAGCGCCTGTCGCTGGTGTTCTCAGTCCTGCTGCTGGCCTGCTGCGGCGCGTCCGCATGGTTGCAGATCCGCGCCAATATCATGCATGAGAAGGAAGTGGTGCAGGGCCTGTCGCGCGGACTGGCGCGCAGCATCGCGCTGGACGCACAGCTGATGCATGCGGAAGACGACACCACTGCAACGCAAGGCATCAGCCCCGAGGCCGTGCGCCGCCTGTTCAGCCGTTTGATGGATGTGAATCCCAGCGTGGAAGTCTACCTGCTGGACATGGACGGCCGCATCGTCGGCCACGCCGCGCCGAATGGAAGCCTGAAGCGCGACCACGTGGGCCTGGAGCCGATCCGCCGCCTGCTGGCCAACGAGCCCTTGCCGATACAGGGCGACGATCCGCGCAGCGAGACCGGCCGCAAGGTTTTCAGCGTGGCCGTGCTGCGCGCCGGTGAACGCAAGGTCGGCTACATCTATGTGATTTTGCAAAGCGAAGAGCACGACCGCCTGTCCGCGCGCGCCACCGCCAGTTCGGTGCTGCGCACCACCTTGTGGTCGATGGTGGTGGTGGCTGCGCTGGTGCTGATCGCCGGCTTGATCGCCTTCCGCCTGATCACCCGTCCCCTGCGCCGGCTGACCACCACCATGCGGCAGCTGGACACCAAGGCTGATCAACTGACGCTGCCGGTAGCGGTCCCGGACGCTGCCAGCCAGCGCGATGAAATCGCGGTGCTGGAACACGCCTTTGGCGATATGGCCTCGCGCATCAACGACCAATGGAAAACCATGCGCCAGCTGGACCACGACCGGCGCGAAGTAGTGGCGAATATTTCACACGACCTGCGCACGCCGCTCGGTTCCTTGCACGGCTATCTGGAGACGCTGTCGCTGAAAGACGAGACGCTGAACGCGGCGGATCGCCAGCGCTACCTTGGCATCGCACTGGCGCAGAGCCAGAAAGTGGGTCGGCTGGCGCAGGCCTTGTTTGAGCTCGCGCGCCTGGAACATGGCTCGGTGCAGCCGGAGCTGGAGGCGTTTTCGCTGTCGGACCTGATCCAGGACGTGTTCCAGAAATTCGAGCTGCAAGCGGCCGAGCGCGAGGTACGCTTGATGGCGACGCTGCCGCATCCGGCGCCGATGGTGCGCGCGGACCTGGGCATGATCGAGCGCGTGCTGACCAATCTATTCGATAACGCGCTGCGCCACACGCCGGCCGGCGGCGAAGTCGAAATCACGGTGCAAGCGGGGACCGGCGGCAAGGTCGTCGTGACGGTGGCCGACACCGGCCCCGGCGTGCCGGCCGCCATGCGCGACAACCTGTTCCGCCGTCCGGTGGCGCTGCAAGGCGAATACCGTGTCGGCGGCCTTGGCCTGCTGACGGTCAACCGCATCCTGCAACTCCATCACAGCAGCATAGAATTGGTGAGCGAACCCGATCTCGGTGCGGTGTTCCGCTTTACGCTGGATGCTGCGTGA
- the msrB gene encoding peptide-methionine (R)-S-oxide reductase MsrB codes for MTTRRSFLLTSGAALLASIAYRSTIAGPAAAWEVTHTDAEWRALLSPAQYEVLRKHGTERPFSSPLYKEHRAGKFLCAGCQNPLFSSRNKFDSGTGWPSFWKPLDRGVITSRTNALGLYGVEVVCRRCGSHLGDVFDDGPEPTGLRYCIDGVALNFAAGEA; via the coding sequence ATGACAACCAGACGTTCTTTCCTGCTCACCAGCGGCGCCGCCCTGCTGGCCAGCATCGCCTACCGCAGCACCATCGCCGGCCCTGCCGCCGCATGGGAAGTCACCCACACCGACGCCGAATGGCGTGCCCTGCTCTCGCCGGCCCAATACGAGGTGCTGCGCAAGCATGGCACCGAACGGCCGTTCAGCAGCCCATTGTACAAGGAGCATCGCGCCGGCAAATTCCTATGCGCCGGCTGCCAGAATCCGCTGTTCTCGTCCAGGAACAAGTTCGATAGCGGCACTGGCTGGCCGAGCTTCTGGAAACCGCTGGACCGTGGCGTGATCACCAGCCGCACCAATGCGCTTGGCCTGTACGGCGTGGAAGTGGTGTGCCGCCGCTGCGGCAGCCATCTGGGCGACGTGTTCGACGACGGCCCGGAACCGACCGGCCTGCGCTACTGCATCGACGGCGTCGCACTCAATTTCGCCGCCGGCGAAGCCTGA
- a CDS encoding MFS transporter, protein MNTATAPAATAIGRPHGDTVMRILGVVALVHLLNDLTQAMLPSIYPMLKAEFGLTFTQVGLITLTFQCTASLLQPWIGAYTDKRPMPFLLPMGMVATLVGVLMMSFASSFHALLISAALIGVGSSTFHPEASRVARAASGGRFGFAQSLFQVGGNAGSALGPVLAAAVIIGRGQANIAWFAVLVVAAIGALVYVSRWHSHHLAQPKKAATVAVSPLPKAKVYGAMTVLALLVFSKYIYMSSLTSYYTFYLIDKFGVSVSNAQMYLFLFLAAVAAGTFMGGPIGDRIGRKRVIWMSILGAAPFTLALPYVNLFWTAALTVIIGFVISSAFSAIVVFAQELMPGKVGMVAGIFFGLMFGISGIGAAAMGHIADVSGIAYVYQLCSYLPLLGILTVLLPHVEQQKH, encoded by the coding sequence ATGAATACTGCAACCGCACCCGCCGCCACAGCTATCGGGCGGCCCCACGGCGATACCGTCATGCGCATCCTCGGCGTGGTGGCGCTGGTCCACCTGCTGAATGACCTGACGCAGGCCATGCTGCCGTCGATCTACCCGATGCTGAAGGCCGAATTTGGCCTGACCTTCACCCAGGTCGGCCTGATCACGCTGACCTTCCAGTGCACCGCGTCGCTGCTGCAGCCGTGGATAGGCGCGTACACCGACAAGCGCCCGATGCCGTTCCTGCTGCCGATGGGGATGGTGGCCACGCTGGTGGGCGTGTTGATGATGTCCTTCGCCTCGTCGTTCCACGCGCTGTTGATTTCGGCCGCGCTGATCGGCGTCGGTTCGTCGACCTTCCACCCTGAAGCCTCGCGCGTGGCGCGTGCCGCATCGGGCGGACGTTTCGGCTTCGCGCAGTCGTTGTTCCAGGTGGGAGGCAATGCCGGTTCGGCGCTGGGTCCTGTGCTGGCGGCGGCGGTGATCATCGGCCGTGGCCAGGCCAACATCGCCTGGTTTGCGGTGCTGGTGGTGGCCGCAATTGGGGCGCTGGTGTATGTGAGCCGCTGGCACAGTCACCATCTGGCGCAGCCGAAGAAGGCTGCCACCGTGGCGGTGTCACCGCTGCCCAAGGCCAAAGTGTATGGCGCCATGACGGTGCTGGCGCTGCTGGTATTCTCCAAGTACATCTACATGTCCAGCCTGACCAGCTACTACACCTTTTACCTGATCGATAAATTCGGCGTATCGGTGTCGAATGCGCAGATGTACCTGTTCCTGTTCCTGGCGGCTGTCGCTGCGGGCACTTTCATGGGCGGCCCGATTGGCGACCGCATTGGCCGCAAGCGCGTGATCTGGATGTCGATCCTGGGCGCGGCGCCGTTCACGCTGGCACTGCCATATGTGAACCTGTTCTGGACTGCGGCGCTGACGGTGATCATCGGCTTCGTGATCTCGTCGGCCTTCTCGGCGATCGTGGTATTTGCGCAGGAACTCATGCCGGGCAAGGTCGGCATGGTGGCGGGGATCTTCTTTGGTCTGATGTTCGGCATCAGCGGCATTGGCGCAGCGGCCATGGGCCACATTGCGGACGTCAGCGGCATCGCCTACGTCTACCAACTGTGTTCGTACCTGCCGCTGCTGGGTATCCTGACGGTGCTGCTGCCGCACGTTGAGCAGCAGAAGCACTAA
- a CDS encoding AraC family transcriptional regulator: MPDASRSTDHRDYQRVPRVVTALARDAEHGVTAPAHNHERAQLLYATQGLMRVQTDGGVWILPPRRALWIPSGVTHHWTSVSKVTMRTIYVEAGAAKQFGDSCRVIEVSPLLRELILALLDEPIEYPIPGRGEHLAMLILSELKGAETVPIAIPWPRDRRLVAVCSAIMADPGSSRNIEQWADEVGASARTLIRLFPKETGLHYRQWVQQVHLAEAFKRLAEGQSVGEIAATLGYASPSAFSAMFRRILGKTPQHYLTEWRQPLTQHPA; this comes from the coding sequence ATGCCCGATGCCAGCCGCAGCACCGACCACCGCGATTACCAGCGCGTGCCGCGCGTGGTCACGGCGCTGGCGCGCGATGCGGAGCATGGCGTCACCGCACCTGCGCACAACCACGAACGCGCGCAGCTGCTTTATGCCACACAGGGCCTGATGCGTGTGCAGACCGACGGCGGCGTGTGGATATTGCCGCCGCGCCGTGCGCTCTGGATCCCGTCGGGCGTCACGCATCACTGGACTTCGGTCAGCAAAGTCACCATGCGGACCATTTATGTGGAAGCCGGCGCCGCCAAACAATTTGGCGACAGCTGCCGCGTGATCGAAGTCAGTCCTTTACTGCGCGAGCTGATACTGGCGCTGCTGGACGAGCCGATTGAATATCCGATTCCGGGACGCGGCGAGCATCTGGCGATGCTGATCCTGTCGGAATTGAAGGGGGCGGAGACAGTGCCGATTGCGATTCCATGGCCACGCGACCGGCGGCTGGTGGCGGTGTGCAGCGCCATCATGGCCGATCCGGGCAGCAGCAGGAATATCGAACAGTGGGCCGATGAAGTGGGCGCCAGCGCGCGCACGCTGATCCGCCTGTTCCCCAAGGAGACCGGCCTGCATTACCGCCAGTGGGTGCAGCAGGTGCATCTGGCGGAAGCGTTTAAACGTCTGGCTGAGGGCCAGAGCGTGGGCGAGATTGCGGCGACGCTAGGCTATGCCAGTCCGAGCGCGTTCAGCGCCATGTTCCGCCGCATTCTCGGCAAAACGCCGCAGCATTACCTGACCGAGTGGCGCCAGCCGCTCACGCAGCATCCAGCGTAA
- a CDS encoding response regulator transcription factor, producing the protein MEPAKRVLIVEDDIHIADLLRMHLQDEGYQVTHCADGAQGLAQVRTGGWDALILDIMLPGVDGLEICRQARAMTTYTPIIITSARASEVHRILGLELGADDYLPKPFSVLELVARVKALLRRADAMSRNQRIEGGALELNGVRVDPLTRQASVNGSALDLTPREFDLLYFFIKHPDKVFSRLDLLNQVWGYQHDGYEHTVNTHINRLRAKIEADPADPTRILTVWGKGYRYASAGEAA; encoded by the coding sequence ATGGAACCCGCTAAACGTGTCTTAATTGTCGAAGACGACATACATATCGCCGACCTGCTGCGCATGCACCTTCAGGATGAGGGCTATCAGGTAACGCATTGCGCCGATGGCGCGCAAGGACTGGCCCAGGTGCGCACTGGCGGCTGGGATGCGCTCATCCTCGACATCATGCTGCCCGGCGTGGATGGCCTGGAAATCTGCCGCCAGGCGCGCGCCATGACGACTTATACGCCGATTATCATCACCAGCGCGCGGGCCAGCGAGGTTCACCGCATCCTCGGCCTGGAGCTGGGGGCGGACGATTACCTGCCCAAGCCGTTCTCGGTGCTGGAGCTGGTGGCGCGCGTCAAAGCGCTGCTGCGCCGGGCCGACGCCATGTCGCGCAACCAGCGCATCGAGGGAGGGGCGCTGGAACTGAACGGCGTGCGCGTCGATCCCTTGACGCGCCAGGCCAGTGTCAACGGCAGTGCGCTGGACCTGACGCCGCGTGAATTCGACCTGCTGTACTTCTTCATCAAACATCCTGACAAAGTATTCTCGCGGCTGGACTTGTTGAACCAGGTGTGGGGCTACCAGCATGACGGCTACGAGCACACCGTCAATACCCACATCAACCGCCTGCGCGCCAAGATCGAAGCCGATCCGGCCGACCCAACCCGTATCCTCACCGTCTGGGGCAAAGGCTACAGATACGCCAGCGCCGGCGAGGCCGCATGA